The following proteins are co-located in the Eleginops maclovinus isolate JMC-PN-2008 ecotype Puerto Natales chromosome 1, JC_Emac_rtc_rv5, whole genome shotgun sequence genome:
- the si:ch211-229n2.7 gene encoding phospholipase A and acyltransferase 2 has translation MDFLEQVEEIASIAKFGDLIEFSYPIGYSHWGVYDEDGYVIHFAVADESQLMSRIRSSLQRFFPVCGDLLLGETRIRRVPLAEVTVPKGVHVLICNNRHAFTPSASDDMRLRFNALLDQDFPYHILSLNCEHFATFVRYGKAVCNQIPTRPKNVECVEATAIFKDVISSKENAPDHSE, from the exons ATGGATTTTCTGGAGCAG GTTGAGGAAATCGCATCTATTGCCAAATTTGGAGACTTGATAGAATTTTCCTACCCTATCGGATATTCCCACTGGGGAGTGTATGATGAAGATGGATACGTAATCCATTTTGCTGTTGCAG ATGAGAGTCAACTGATGAGCAGAATACGCAGCTCTCTGCAAAGATTCTTCCCTGTATGTGGTGACCTTCTTCTTGGGGAGACCAGGATCCGCAGAGTGCCACTTGCTGAAGTCACCGTCCCGAAAGGAGTCCATGTCCTGATCTGTAACAATCGCCATGCCTTTACACCATCAGCCTCTGATGATATGCGGCTACGGTTCAATGCCCTTCTTGATCAGGACTTCCCTTatcacattctctctctcaaCTGTGAGCACTTTGCTACTTTTGTACGCTACGGAAAAGCTGTGTGCAACCAG ATTCCTACAAGACCCAAGAATGTAGAGTGTGTGGAGGCAACTGCAATCTTCAAAGATGTCATCAGCTCCAAAGAAAATGCTCCAGACCATTCTGAATGA